One stretch of Streptomyces sp. A2-16 DNA includes these proteins:
- a CDS encoding alkaline phosphatase D family protein, with amino-acid sequence MTSRPRTTESNSLSPRRRTVVKAAAATAVLAGPLAAALPARAAAETPAFLHGVASGDPLPDGILLWTRVTPTAEAVPGSGLGPDTEVGWIVARDKAFTNVVAKGSVTATAASDHTVKADVRGLAPATDYWFRFSAGGTDSPAARTRTAPAADAAVANLRFGVVSCANWEAGYFSSYRHLAARGDLDAWLHLGDYIYEYGTGEYGTRDTVVRQHAPTHEILTLADYRIRHGKYKTDPDLQALHAVAPVVAIWDDHEFANDAWSGGAENHTEGAEGAWSARQAAAKQAYFEWMPVRPALAGTTYRRLRFGKLADLSLLDLRSFRSQQVAVGNGSVDDPNRTITGRAQLDWLKAGLKSSDTTWRLVGNSVMISPFAIGSLSADLLRPLAELLGLPKEGLALNTDQWDGYTDDRRELLAHLRSNAIRNTVFLTGDIHMAWANDVPVDAGTYPLSASAATEFVVTSVTSDNLDDILKVPEGTVTALAAPVIQVANRHVHWVDTDRHGYGVLDITADRAQMDYYVLSDKTKQNATSAWARSYRTRTGTQKVERTYTPV; translated from the coding sequence GTGACCAGTAGACCGAGAACAACCGAGAGCAACTCCCTTTCCCCGCGCCGCCGTACGGTCGTCAAGGCCGCGGCGGCCACCGCGGTTCTGGCCGGACCGCTCGCCGCCGCACTGCCGGCCCGGGCGGCCGCCGAGACCCCCGCCTTCCTGCACGGCGTCGCCTCCGGCGACCCGCTCCCGGACGGGATCCTGCTGTGGACCCGGGTGACCCCCACCGCCGAGGCCGTACCCGGCTCCGGGCTCGGCCCCGACACCGAGGTCGGCTGGATCGTCGCCAGGGACAAGGCCTTCACGAACGTCGTCGCCAAGGGATCCGTCACCGCGACCGCCGCCTCCGACCACACCGTCAAGGCGGACGTGCGCGGCCTCGCGCCCGCCACCGACTACTGGTTCCGCTTCTCGGCGGGCGGCACCGACTCCCCGGCGGCGCGCACCCGCACTGCGCCGGCGGCGGACGCGGCCGTGGCCAACCTCCGCTTCGGCGTGGTCTCCTGCGCCAACTGGGAGGCCGGCTACTTCTCCTCGTACCGCCATCTCGCGGCCCGCGGCGACCTGGACGCCTGGCTGCATCTGGGCGACTACATCTACGAGTACGGCACCGGCGAGTACGGCACCCGCGACACCGTCGTACGGCAGCACGCGCCGACCCACGAGATCCTCACCCTGGCCGACTACCGGATCCGGCACGGCAAGTACAAGACGGACCCGGACCTCCAGGCCCTCCACGCGGTCGCCCCGGTCGTCGCGATATGGGACGACCACGAGTTCGCCAACGACGCCTGGTCGGGCGGTGCCGAGAACCACACCGAGGGCGCGGAGGGCGCCTGGTCGGCCCGTCAGGCCGCCGCCAAGCAGGCCTACTTCGAGTGGATGCCGGTCCGCCCCGCGCTCGCGGGCACCACCTACCGCCGGCTGCGCTTCGGCAAGCTCGCCGACCTCTCGCTGCTCGACCTGCGGTCCTTCCGCTCCCAGCAGGTCGCCGTGGGCAACGGCTCGGTCGACGACCCGAACCGCACCATCACCGGCCGCGCCCAGCTGGACTGGCTGAAGGCCGGTCTGAAGTCGAGTGACACCACCTGGCGGCTGGTCGGCAACTCCGTGATGATCTCGCCGTTCGCGATCGGCTCGCTCTCCGCCGACCTGCTGAGGCCCCTCGCCGAGCTGCTCGGTCTGCCGAAGGAGGGGCTCGCCCTCAACACCGACCAGTGGGACGGCTACACCGACGACCGCCGCGAACTCCTGGCCCACCTGCGCTCCAACGCCATCCGCAACACCGTCTTCCTGACCGGCGACATCCACATGGCGTGGGCCAACGACGTGCCGGTGGACGCCGGCACCTACCCGCTGTCCGCCTCGGCCGCCACGGAGTTCGTCGTGACCTCGGTGACCTCGGACAACCTCGACGACATCCTCAAGGTTCCCGAGGGCACGGTGACCGCGCTCGCGGCGCCGGTCATCCAGGTCGCCAACCGGCACGTCCACTGGGTCGACACCGACCGCCACGGCTACGGCGTCCTGGACATCACCGCCGACCGGGCGCAGATGGACTACTACGTGCTGTCCGACAAGACGAAGCAGAACGCGACCTCGGCCTGGGCGCGTTCGTACCGCACCCGGACCGGCACGCAGAAGGTCGAGCGGACGTACACCCCCGTCTAG
- a CDS encoding dienelactone hydrolase family protein, with product MNIMLFHSTYGLRPAVRQAADRLREAGHEVWTPDLFEGRTFDTVEEGMAFNEEIGKDELLKRAVLAAAPYSERGLVYAGFSLGASIAQTLALGDDKARGLLLLHGTSDIAPNATADELPVQLHVAEPDPFETDDWLSAWYLQMGRTGADVEVYRYAGAGHLYTDPDLPDYDEEAAEATWRVALGFLETL from the coding sequence ATGAACATCATGCTCTTTCACTCGACCTACGGCCTCAGGCCCGCCGTCCGCCAGGCCGCCGACCGGCTGCGGGAGGCGGGGCACGAGGTGTGGACCCCGGACCTCTTCGAGGGGCGCACGTTCGACACGGTCGAGGAGGGCATGGCCTTCAACGAGGAGATCGGCAAGGACGAACTGCTCAAGCGGGCCGTCCTGGCCGCCGCGCCCTACTCCGAGCGCGGTCTCGTCTACGCCGGCTTCTCGCTCGGTGCCTCGATCGCGCAGACCCTCGCCCTCGGCGACGACAAGGCCCGCGGACTGCTGCTCCTGCACGGCACGTCGGACATCGCGCCCAACGCGACCGCGGACGAACTGCCGGTCCAGCTGCACGTGGCCGAGCCGGACCCGTTCGAGACCGACGACTGGCTGAGCGCCTGGTATCTCCAGATGGGCCGCACCGGCGCCGACGTCGAGGTCTACCGGTACGCCGGGGCCGGTCACCTCTACACCGACCCCGACCTGCCGGACTACGACGAGGAGGCCGCCGAGGCCACCTGGCGGGTGGCCCTCGGCTTCCTGGAGACGCTCTAG
- a CDS encoding mechanosensitive ion channel domain-containing protein, with protein MENVLRPLIVVGGSVLLTLVIGWATDLLLRKADARHSETPMWGLLRRGRIPYMLVLCAAMLRGAYDEARVLQRHSAGIGQTLTLILIGATAWLVIRIAAAIVETTYTRYARAHHDAARVRRVRTQVTLIMRVVAAVVGVVAVAAMLLTFPAMRAAGASLLASAGILGIVAGVAAQSTLSNMFAGLQIAFGDMVRIGDTVVVDGEWGTVEEITLTFLTVRTWDERRITMPVSYFTSKPFENWSRGTPQMTGIVFWHVDHTAPVELMRERLRDILRECPAWDGRDYGLAVTDTTPNTMQVRALVTAKDADDIWTVRVTVREQMIRWLTDHHPYALPRVNTADATLAPGFRSRNGHRPHSGNPDGAAADAPRTGRG; from the coding sequence ATGGAGAACGTACTCCGTCCACTGATCGTGGTCGGCGGCTCGGTGCTGCTCACTCTCGTGATCGGCTGGGCCACCGACCTTCTGCTGCGCAAGGCCGACGCGCGCCACAGCGAGACCCCGATGTGGGGTCTGCTGCGCCGTGGCCGCATCCCCTACATGCTCGTGCTGTGCGCGGCGATGCTGAGAGGAGCGTACGACGAGGCGAGGGTGCTGCAGCGGCACAGTGCGGGCATCGGGCAGACCCTGACGCTGATCCTGATCGGGGCGACCGCCTGGCTGGTGATCCGGATCGCCGCCGCCATAGTGGAGACGACGTACACCCGTTACGCCCGCGCCCACCACGACGCCGCCCGGGTCCGCCGGGTGCGCACCCAGGTCACGCTGATCATGCGGGTGGTCGCCGCGGTCGTCGGCGTGGTGGCCGTGGCCGCGATGCTGCTGACGTTCCCCGCGATGCGCGCGGCCGGTGCCTCGCTGCTGGCCTCGGCGGGCATCCTCGGCATCGTCGCCGGTGTGGCCGCCCAGTCGACGCTCAGCAACATGTTCGCCGGGCTGCAGATCGCCTTCGGCGACATGGTGCGCATCGGGGACACCGTGGTGGTGGACGGCGAGTGGGGCACCGTCGAGGAGATCACGCTGACCTTCCTGACGGTCCGCACCTGGGACGAGCGCCGGATCACCATGCCGGTGTCGTACTTCACCTCGAAGCCGTTCGAGAACTGGTCGCGCGGCACCCCGCAGATGACCGGCATCGTCTTCTGGCACGTCGATCACACCGCCCCGGTGGAGCTGATGCGCGAGCGGCTGCGGGACATCCTGCGCGAGTGCCCGGCCTGGGACGGCCGCGACTACGGCCTCGCCGTCACCGACACCACCCCGAACACGATGCAGGTGCGTGCCCTGGTGACCGCCAAGGACGCGGACGACATCTGGACGGTGAGGGTCACGGTCCGCGAACAGATGATCCGCTGGCTGACCGACCACCACCCGTACGCCCTGCCCCGGGTCAACACGGCGGACGCGACACTGGCCCCGGGATTCCGGTCGAGGAACGGCCACCGCCCGCACAGCGGCAACCCCGACGGCGCAGCCGCCGACGCCCCGAGAACGGGCCGAGGCTGA